A genomic window from Punica granatum isolate Tunisia-2019 chromosome 2, ASM765513v2, whole genome shotgun sequence includes:
- the LOC116194165 gene encoding zinc finger CCCH domain-containing protein 20-like, with amino-acid sequence MMLGERHRPPDTTAYDSPWLLPDDTTDEILPPYSPDRLHDIISALQLYGRAGHDGGDPAEECDEFRMYEFKVRRCSRGRAHDWTECPYAHPGEKARRRDPRRHHYSAAACPDFRKGGCRKGDSCEFSHGVFECWLHPARYRTQPCKDGTNCTRRVCFFAHTPEQLRVVTPQHSPRSPKESPLGKMALVTPSTISPDDSPPMSPLARSVGTSGSPMTEMVLSLRNLQLDRVKSLPRSYNFSGSGYGSPRRSMLRPGIQSLPSTPTGGIGQAGYSECCWETGSEDEMAMERVESGRSLRTKMFEKLSQENSLGLGDPDPSPDVGWVSELVK; translated from the exons ATGATGCTGGGAGAACGCCACCGTCCACCCGATACAACGGCTTATGACTCCCCATGGCTGCTACCTGACGATACTACGGACGAGATCCTACCGCCCTACTCTCCGGACCGCCTCCATGACATCATTTCGGCACTGCAGCTATATGGACGGGCTGGCCATGATGGCGGCGATCCGGCGGAAGAGTGCGACGAGTTCCGCATGTACGAGTTCAAGGTGAGAAGGTGCAGCCGTGGGAGGGCCCACGACTGGACCGAGTGCCCTTACGCTCATCCGGGTGAGAAGGCGCGCCGGCGGGACCCCAGGAGGCACCACTACTCGGCCGCTGCGTGCCCGGACTTCAGGAAGGGCGGATGCCGGAAGGGCGACTCCTGTGAGTTCTCTCACGGCGTGTTCGAGTGCTGGCTTCACCCAGCAAG GTACCGTACACAGCCGTGCAAGGACGGGACCAACTGTACGAGGAGGGTGTGCTTCTTCGCCCACACGCCGGAGCAGCTCAGGGTGGTGACCCCTCAGCACAGCCCGAGGAGCCCGAAAGAGAGCCCACTCGGGAAAATGGCCCTTGTTACCCCGAGCACGATCTCCCCCGATGACTCGCCCCCGATGTCCCCCCTGGCCCGTTCGGTCGGCACTAGCGGGAGCCCTATGACCGAAATGGTCCTGTCCCTTAGGAATCTCCAGCTGGATAGAGTTAAATCACTGCCCCGCTCGTACAATTTTTCCGGGTCTGGCTATGGGTCTCCAAGAAGATCGATGCTCCGCCCAGGGATCCAGAGCCTTCCATCAACCCCGACCGGAGGGATAGGCCAAGCTGGCTACTCGGAATGCTGCTGGGAGACGGGCTCGGAGGATGAGATGGCAATGGAGAGGGTGGAGTCGGGCAGGAGCCTGAGGACCAAGATGTTTGAGAAGCTGAGCCAGGAGAACTCTCTCGGTCTGGGCGACCCGGACCCATCTCCTGATGTCGGCTGGGTGTCAGAGCTGGTGAAGTAA
- the LOC116197628 gene encoding cysteine-rich, acidic integral membrane protein-like: protein MMGHFSVKLVFFLVLITTSFVILQGARDGCKNNNDCKRKCNVGFKAECDINGNCHCILPPNEERQSAIGVKADGCKNNDDCKSKCNVGFKAECDINGNCHCILPPNEERQSAIGVEADGCKNNDDCKSKCNVGFKAECDINGNCHCILPPNEERQPDIGVQADGCKNNDDCKSKCNVGFKAECDINGNCHCILPPNEERQPAIRVEADGCKNNNDCKRKCNVGFKAKCDINGNCHCILPPNEERQPTIGVKADGCKNNDDCKSKCNVGFKAECDINGNCHCILPPNEERQHATRIEEAHR from the exons ATGATGGGGCATTTTTCTGTCAAGTTGGTGTTCTTCCTTGTTTTGATAACAACATCAT TTGTGATATTGCAGGGAGCAAGAGATGGTTGCAAAAACAACAATGATTGCAAGCGTAAATGCAATGTTGGGTTCAAAGCCGAGTGCGATATAAATGGCAATTGTCACTGTATACTTCCACCTAATGAAGAGAGGCAATCTGCTATCGGAGTCAAGGCAGATGGTTGCAAAAACAACGATGATTGCAAGAGTAAATGCAATGTTGGGTTCAAAGCCGAGTGCGACATAAATGGCAATTGTCACTGTATACTTCCACCTAATGAAGAAAGGCAATCTGCTATCGGAGTCGAGGCAGATGGTTGCAAAAACAACGATGATTGCAAGAGTAAATGCAATGTTGGGTTCAAAGCCGAGTGCGACATAAATGGCAATTGTCACTGTATACTTCCACCTAATGAAGAGAGGCAACCTGATATCGGAGTCCAGGCAGATGGTTGCAAAAACAACGATGATTGCAAGAGTAAATGCAATGTTGGGTTCAAAGCCGAGTGCGACATAAATGGCAATTGTCACTGTATACTTCCACCTAATGAAGAGAGGCAACCTGCTATCAGAGTCGAGGCAGATGGTTGCAAAAACAACAATGACTGCAAGCGTAAATGCAATGTTGGGTTCAAAGCCAAGTGCGACATAAATGGCAATTGTCACTGTATACTTCCACCTAATGAAGAGAGGCAACCTACTATCGGAGTCAAGGCAGATGGTTGCAAAAACAACGATGATTGCAAGAGTAAATGCAATGTTGGGTTCAAAGCCGAGTGTGACATAAATGGCAATTGTCACTGTATACTTCCACCTAATGAAGAGAGGCAACATGCTACCAGAATCGAGGAAGCACACAGATGA